A genomic window from Silene latifolia isolate original U9 population chromosome 11, ASM4854445v1, whole genome shotgun sequence includes:
- the LOC141611614 gene encoding D-3-phosphoglycerate dehydrogenase 1, chloroplastic produces the protein MAAAAATTTASTSLISTPSSIKNKLQPLNPISQLSLSSKPTPSSISLKSTIPHLHRHLTHTFRRRLTISATASSTAKPTVLVAEKLGDAGIDLLKKFANVDCSYNLTPEELCTKISLCDALIVRSGTKVTREVFESSAGRLKVVGRAGVGIDNVDLSAATEHGCLVVNAPTANTVAAAEHGIALLTAMARNVAQADASVKKGEWKRNKYVGVSLVGKTLAVMGFGKVGSEVARRAKGLGMHVISHDPYAPADRARAIGVELVSFDDAISKADFISLHMPLTSTTSKVLNDDTFAKMKKGVRIINVARGGVIDEDALVRALDAGIVAQAALDVFTQEPPAKDSKLIMHENVTATPHLGASTMEAQEGVAIEVAEAVIGALNGELASTAVNAPMVPAEVLAELKPYVELSEKLGRLAIQLVTGGSGVKSVKVGYSTSRAPDDLDTRVLRAMITKGLIEPISSTFVNLVNADFTAKQRGIRITEERVLLDGSPESPLESIQVQIANVESKFASAISETGEIRLQGRVKDGVPHLTKVGSFEVDVSLEGSIILCRQVDQPGMIGRVGSVLGEENVNVSFMSVGRLAPRTHALMAIGVDDQPSPVVLKKIGDIPAIEEFVFLKL, from the exons CTCCCAACTCTCCCTCTCCTCCAAACCAACACCCTCCTCAATCTCCCTCAAATCCACCATCCCCCACCTCCACCGCCACCTCACCCACACCTTCCGCCGCCGTCTAACCATCTCCGCCACCGCATCCTCCACCGCCAAACCCACCGTCCTCGTCGCTGAAAAACTCGGCGATGCGGGTATTGACCTTTTGAAAAAGTTCGCTAATGTCGATTGCTCGTACAATCTTACCCCTGAAGAGTTGTGCACCAAGATCTCGCTTTGCGATGCGTTGATTGTTAGGTCTGGGACGAAGGTTACTAGGGAGGTGTTTGAGTCATCTGCTGGGAGATTGAAGGTTGTTGGACGTGCTGGTGTTGGGATTGATAATGTCGATCTTTCCGCCGCCACGGAACATGGTTGTTTGGTTGTTAATGCGCCTACTGCTAATACTGTTGCCGCTGCTGAGCATGGGATTGCGCTTTTGACTGCTATGGCTAGGAATGTTGCTCAGGCTGATGCTTCTGTTAAGAAAG GGGAATGGAAGAGGAACAAATATGTGGGTGTATCCCTTGTGGGAAAGACTCTTGCGGTCATGGGGTTCGGAAAGGTTGGATCTGAGGTTGCTAGGCGTGCTAAGGGGCTTGGGATGCATGTGATTTCGCATGATCCTTATGCACCAGCAGACCGGGCAAGGGCTATTGGGGTTGAGCTTGTTTCCTTTGACGATGCTATTTCAAAGGCCGACTTCATCTCTCTTCACATGCCTCTCACCTCTACTACATCAAAGGTCTTAAATGATGATACTTTTGCTAAGATGAAGAAGGGAGTTAGAATTATTAATGTTGCTCGTGGTGGAGTTATTGATGAAGATGCTCTTGTGAGAGCTCTTGATGCAGGAATTGTTGCACAG GCCGCACTTGATGTCTTTACCCAAGAGCCCCCAGCAAAGGACAGTAAGCTGATAATGCACGAGAATGTGACTGCAACTCCACATCTTGGTGCTAGTACTATGGAAGCACAG GAAGGAGTAGCCATTGAGGTTGCTGAGGCAGTGATAGGAGCTTTGAATGGAGAGCTTGCGTCGACTGCTGTCAATGCACCTATGGTCCCTGCTGAG GTCCTTGCTGAGCTAAAACCTTATGTGGAGCTTTCGGAGAAACTCGGGAGATTAGCGATCCAACTAGTAACTGGCGGGAGTGGTGTTAAATCTGTCAAAGTTGGGTATTCAACCTCAAGAGCACCTGACGATCTTGACACAAGGGTCCTACGAGCTATGATCACAAAAGGTCTTATTGAGCCTATCTCAAGCACCTTTGTGAACCTGGTAAATGCTGATTTCACTGCTAAGCAAAGGGGCATTCGTATCACAGAAGAACGGGTTCTCCTAGATGGGTCACCTGAAAGCCCACTTGAGTCTATCCAAGTCCAGATAGCCAATGTGGAATCCAAATTTGCCAGTGCTATTTCAGAGACCGGGGAGATTAGGCTCCAAGGGAGGGTCAAGGACGGAGTTCCTCATTTGACCAAGGTTGGCTCTTTTGAGGTGGATGTTAGCTTAGAGGGTAGCATTATCCTTTGTCGCCAGGTGGATCAACCTGGAATGATCGGTAGGGTTGGAAGTGTGTTGGGAGAAGAGAATGTGAATGTGAGTTTCATGAGTGTTGGCAGGTTAGCTCCGAGAACCCATGCTTTGATGGCAATTGGAGTGGATGACCAACCTAGCCCCGTTGTATTGAAGAAGATCGGGGACATCCCGGCCATTGAGGAGTTTGTGTTTCTTAAGTTATGA